In Flavobacterium sp. GSB-24, the genomic window GCCTTAAAATATGTTGATGCCTGGGTTTTGCATCGTATTGGTTCAAACTCTAATATTTTGATTGATGAAACGGCAAAATACAGCGGCAATACAGACGGAAAATATGTTTTTACCAACGAGTTTGAGTATTTTAATTATACCAAAAACGATGTGGTAAGCGACGGAAATTTCGTCAATACCGCCCAGACAATTATGAATTGGATGACATTTGCCAATTCTCCGACATGGTTTTGGCTACATGCGCTGAAACCAACTACTAACGAAGAAGCAGAAAGTTTTGCTTTAGGTGTCTGGCGTCCCGAAAATGATAATAATTTCAATCATTTTGAAAATGTTCAGAAAGGGCATTGGGATTATTTTCAAAAGAATTTTAATGCCATTGCAGGTTTTCTAAAGTATATGCCTTGGGATTCTAAACGATTTGCCGTTGATGAAATTACGATTTTAAAAGATAACAGAATAATGGCTTACAAAACTCCAAAGGGAAAACAGGTTATTGTTCTGACTAACCGTTCTGGAAAACCTTTTCAATTTAATATTGAAACTAAATCTTATAAAAAATTCAAAGGATATCGCTATACGCCTTATCAAAGAGATATCTCAGTTGGTATATTATCACCTAAAACTTTAAATCCTATTGTTCCAGATCTTGCCGTTGAATTTTGGGTAGAACAATAATAGAAATAAATGACATTTTAATTTTCAGTTCATAATCCTTAAGAAAGCCGTTCTGATTTTTTTTTAGGATTTCTAATTTCAAAAATTATGTTAATAGTTCATAAAAGGATAACAGTAACCGCTGTGCTAATGTTGTCCACAACTTCTATTGCCTTTTCGCAAACTAAAAAAGCAGTTTACCTGGATAAAAATGCGCCAATAGAAACACGCGTAAAAGATTTATTGGGCAGAATGACTTTAGAAGAAAAAGCCGGGCAGCTCAACCAAATAAATTACGGAATGTTTACAGGTCCTGATAATAAGGTTGATGGAGAGCAGGAAAAATTATATCTTGTCAGACAGGGAAAAATTGGATCATTTCTGAATACACTTGGCGTTGCTAAAATCAAAAAAGTACAACAAATTGCAGTAGAACAAAGCCGTTTAAAAATTCCGCTCTTGTTTGGTTTTGACGTTATTCATGGTTACAGAACATTATTTCCAATTCCGCTTGCAGAAGCCTGCAGCTGGGATATGGAACAGGTATTTCAGAATTCCAGAATCGCTGCAAAAGAATCTGCTGCATCTGGCTTAAACTGGGCTTTTGCACCAATGTGCGATGTTTCAAATGATCCGAGATGGGGACGTGTAATGGAAGGCGCAGGAGAAGACCCATATTATGGTTCTGTAATTGCAGCGGCAAGGGTAAAAGGCTTTCAGGGAAATTTGGATGGTGTCTTTGATATTTTGGCCTGCGTGAAGCATTTTGCCGTTTATGGAGCCGTAGAAGCGGGAAGGGAATATAATAATGTAGATGTTTCCAGAGTTGCTTTTTACAATAAATACCTGCCGCCTTACACAGCCGCTATAAAATCTGGCGCAGCAACGGTAATGACTTCTTTCAATGTTTTTGATGGGGTTCCTGCCAGCGGAAATTCTTTTCTGCTTACCGATATTCTGCAAAACAGATTAGGTTTTAAAGGATTTGTGGTAAGCGACTGGAATGCTTTCGCAGAAATGATTGCCCACGGCTATGCAGAAGACAAAAAAGATGCGGTTTACAAAGCACTTAAAGCAGGAAGCATGATGGATATGGAGAGCAGAACGGCCATTGCTTTTTTGCCTGAATTAGTTAAGGAAGGAAAATTAACTGAAGCAGAAGTGGACAAAGCTGTTGGAGCGATTTTGTATTATAAATTCAAACTGGGATTATTTGAAAATCCTTATAAGTTTTTGGATGAAAAACGTGAGAAAGAAAATGTTTTTAATGCAGAAAACAGAAAGGTTGCCAGAGAAGCAGCTAAAAAAAGCATTCTGCTTCTAAAAAACAATAACGAAGTTTTACCGCTTAAAAATCTAAATCAGAAGATTGCTTTGATTGGTTTTTATGCCAATAGCAAACCAGATATGGTCGATATGTGGAAAGCCAGTGCTGATGACCATGACTGCGTAACTATCTATGAGGGTTTAAAAAAACAGTTTTCAAATATAACTTTTGTCGATGGCTATAAACAGGATAATTCGACTTCTCCCGAATTAATAAATCAGGCAGTAAAAAATGCAGAAAATGCAGAAGTTGTAATTATAAATATCGGAATTACAGGTAATTTATCGGGTGAAGATAAATCATTGGCTGATATTGCTATTCCCCAAGGTCAGGTAGAACTTTT contains:
- the bglX gene encoding beta-glucosidase BglX, which encodes MLIVHKRITVTAVLMLSTTSIAFSQTKKAVYLDKNAPIETRVKDLLGRMTLEEKAGQLNQINYGMFTGPDNKVDGEQEKLYLVRQGKIGSFLNTLGVAKIKKVQQIAVEQSRLKIPLLFGFDVIHGYRTLFPIPLAEACSWDMEQVFQNSRIAAKESAASGLNWAFAPMCDVSNDPRWGRVMEGAGEDPYYGSVIAAARVKGFQGNLDGVFDILACVKHFAVYGAVEAGREYNNVDVSRVAFYNKYLPPYTAAIKSGAATVMTSFNVFDGVPASGNSFLLTDILQNRLGFKGFVVSDWNAFAEMIAHGYAEDKKDAVYKALKAGSMMDMESRTAIAFLPELVKEGKLTEAEVDKAVGAILYYKFKLGLFENPYKFLDEKREKENVFNAENRKVAREAAKKSILLLKNNNEVLPLKNLNQKIALIGFYANSKPDMVDMWKASADDHDCVTIYEGLKKQFSNITFVDGYKQDNSTSPELINQAVKNAENAEVVIINIGITGNLSGEDKSLADIAIPQGQVELLKALKKTGKPIITLVSSGRPMILNEVQSLSDSLVQCWVLGTETGNAIAEVLSGKYNPSAKTVMSFPYSLGQIPVYYNHFNTGRPAGEPDAKEKPTDFYSRFHDIPNEPLYPFGFGLSYTTFNYSNLKTSAPVMDEKGLLSVSVDLQNSGKYDGEEVVQLYIQDVTASIVRPVKELKAFKKLLLKTGEKTTVEFKITPDDLSFFDQNGNSILEKGKFKVYVGGNSRDVLAALFELK